The Elgaria multicarinata webbii isolate HBS135686 ecotype San Diego chromosome 11, rElgMul1.1.pri, whole genome shotgun sequence genome segment ATGTGGCCTTTGTTTGCCCATCTGCTACTCCAAGAGATCCTGCCTCGGATCTTCAGAGCAGCTTTGCTGGGTCAGACCCAAGGAatgtctaatccagcatcctatttagcccagtggccagccaggtgcccatgggaagtccacaagtaggacacggggGGCAAGAGCTGCTGCCCGGTGTTACAACTAGGACTGGAGGCCCACTGCCTTGGATCCTGgtagtagcatatagccatcttgGCTAGTAGCCATGGGCAGCTTCACCACTCGCCAGTGATTAGCGTTGCCTAAAGGTGactttgccccccacccaccattgcATCCATATGGCTGGCTCCATCAGCTACCTCCCATGTGCTACAAAGGCCAATTTCAGCTGCAGGGAGCAGGAAATCAGGGTTCTGATGTGCCCACGGAGCCTCCACAACCAGAGGAAGGTCCCCTCTACAGAACATTGTCTTCCCAATGCATGGCAGGTTTGTGGAGTTCACGTGCTCATCCCTGCTCTCTCCCGTGTCACGTGGGGTGTAAAAGTGCCTGAAGAGGGTGACAGCAATGGTGAGCATGAAGACAGGCGAATGAAAGCAGCTCCAGCTTCATGAATTGGGTGAAGGAGTCCAGTCTTATCTGCCCTGCCAGGGATAGAATGGGATGAGACGAGGCCCTGATGTTAGAGGTTACAAGGCCAAGTTGGGGACTGCTGGGGCAGGGTGTGGGGTGAATCTACAATGAATTCTCTGCCCCCTTCTCCACAGCTGGTCTCGGTTTGAGGCAGACAAACGGCATCGAGAGACCTAtcaccagcagcaggaggcccgGGTCATCGTGCAGCGGTCACCATGGGGCATCCTCCGCCTGGGTCTGCTGGGGGAGCCTCTGGCCTCCTACCACCTGCCATATCAGCGGCCCTTGCCCTTGCCTATCTTCACACCCAGCAGGCTGAGCACCAAGGCTGAGCGGGAGTTTACGCCCACTCCCTCGGAGTCCGTGGAGTCGCTGCCACCAGCCGGCGTGTGCCCCGACAAGACACCTCTGGCCGAGATCACCAAAGAATTGCCACCCGTCATCCAACCCAGCTGCCCCGACTTCAAAAAAGCTGGCCTGCCCCGTTCCTTGTCCCGCTCCATGTCTCAGGAGGCCCAGAGAGGCTGAGGCCGTGGGCCACCCCCAGCACAACAACTTCCCTTGTCGGAACTGGCTTGGATGCCTCGGGCCTTTGCATCGGTTGCTGCATGAGGACTGTCTAGAGGGGCCCAAAGCTGTAGAAAAGACTTGGTAGGATTGAACCCATCTTGGTTAacccttttggggggagggggcgaagACGGTGGCTGTATCTGTGTGTGCATATAGTTCATTAGATGTACAGTGCCATGTGCACCTGTACCTCCAGTGCTTGCCTTTCTGCACTGAGTATTTTTTAAGACTGCCTCCCTGGGGGCGGAGGGGGAGCCCGTTGGACTGGAGGAGAAAGAGGCAAAGCCAGCGTGCTCAACTCCTAAAGTTCCAGGGTGTGGAAATGAATTGGAAGAATAAATGGTTAAGGCGGAGGAGGATGGGAGCCGTACTTCCTGCCTTTAGCAGGAGAGAGCTAGGGCAAGACTCCTCCCAAGTTCTGGCTttggaaaagggagaaaagtgtctagCGGGTTGCAGCAAGTGAGATAATTTGTGAGAAGCTGGTGACATTCTTGGTTCTGTTAGGGTTCTTGATTCTGTCACAGTCAGGGACTAGAAAGAGTGAGAGGATGACGTCTGGGGTCCCCCAACCCCATTTCTCAGCTCCGTGACTTGGGGCACGGGACTCCTTGTCACCGTGAAATGTCCCAATGAAGGAACATGTGTCATGTGAAGTGAGGAACAACCGCACTTTGGGAAGGGGTGTGTGATCTCAGGTTGAACTGAAGGGCTTCGAGAAATGGCAAGGGAGCGTTTTGAGCCTGAGTCGAACAGCAGGTTTGGGCTTCCATCCTGGCCCCCCGCATGGAATGACAACTATAGACAAGTAACTGAGAAGGCTGGAAGATTCCACTGTGAATATCCCCCAGCATCCCTATTTTTTCTTAtcctctgtttttcttttaaagaaaataataataaaaaaatcttatcagtACTCTGTTTTTCTTCATTGTATTCTTATAGGTTAATGAAATAGGAGGAATAACAGACTATGCACCTCTGTCACTTCAGAGACCTCAAATCTGTCCTGCACAAGCAATCTGACCACTTTAACAAATGTCTCACTCTCCTTTTCGCAGTCAGCCAGCGTGCACGTTTTAGAGCAACCCAAAACTCTTATTGGGTAGAAAGGAGAGAGGACAAAGCTGCTGCTATGTAAAGGAAGCAAAGGTCACTGCTGCCCTTGTGCCACCTGACAGGACAGGTATTGAACACGTCCTCTGCATGCTGCAGCACACCCTAGAAAGCAACTCCTCTTGTTGCTTTTGGAAATACAAGCCAGGGAGCACCTTTCACCTCAATCCGACTTCTCTCAGTAAGGGAGCATGCAGGCTCTGGCGTTACACAAACTCCCGAATCAGGGAAAGGGAAAAAGTAATGTTGTTATTTACCTCTTGCAAAGACACCACTCGAACTGCACCCGGGGTGGGGAAGCTGTGGGGCGGGGAAGAGTTACAGAAGGAAAAAAGTGGGCAGGGAAAGGAttaagcacacaaacacacatacacacacacccaagcggcttatttatttatttatttattatttttatttatttattgcatttctacaccgcccaatagccggagttctccgggcggttcacaaaaatgaaaaacattcaaagtataaaacaaagagtataaaaccataatataaaatacaaaataaaagctcaaccagataaaaaccgcTGCTGCTTCATTTAACATCTCCCCCTTCTGAACCTCTTTTCTTCTAAGACAGAGATCTGCATGTAACATGTGGTTATTCCCCTTACCTACCAGAGACGAAATGACTTCTAAAACCAGCCACCTTTAGCACCCCTTCCATCTCCACCTCTCCACGAGCAGTATGTAAGGTCAGGGGACAATAGCCcccatttcccacacacacacttttttagaAATACACATACTCCTCAGGAGCAGCTTTATCTTTGGTTATTATGAGGCCTAAAAGTAACCATAACTGTAAATCTTTACCTTCACTGAAATTGCTGCCCCGCCCTCTAAATCCAGTTAACAGCACCCCTGTGCTCCATTGCTGAAAATTTGCCTCTATCAATCCATTAACTAACACTTTAGATAGTTAATTGGGTGTTCAAAATGATTTAAAGAGTGTAGCCCTTATTTAAACCTATGGCTCCCCAAGGGTatccaaaatggattcagtgAGACCACATTCAAAGGCTAAAGACAGACATAAGATCCCTGAGCTGGCaatgatgggatacaaatgttttaataaataagtaaataaataaatacaactttttttaaaagtgtagtgGAAGCAATTTGAACATGTTACTGCCCTGAAAAGAAATGCCTGGGAGTGCAGCAACTGCGTTCACTATGCTTCAAATATTATGTCTGTCTTCAGCCTCAGTTGGTCACACCTTACTTTTCCACTTTTCATATATCCCTTAAGAGCATCGTGTTGTTAGTCCTCTTCAGAAGAACCGATCACATTCAGGGAAGTCAGATGTGTAGATACCCCAGCATTCTTTGCAGCTGTGCTTCCACACTATAAATAGACACACACTCTGTGAGGTGAGGAAAAGCAGTCCAGCTTCAGTAATTTTCACATCTCCAGAGTGATCAAGGGCATGCCCCCCACTATTATTtctgcagtttgaaaatggtatatgaaatgtgtcctgggccccaacagttgacactactattataaaccattttaaagcagtatgtagatcctgcccatgataATGCACCATTTAATATTATTGTGGGATATTGcaggccactagatggcactggttcatttaactttatggagcatggccaagaggggaagttttcaatttcaAATCACATGGTCATCACCTAAAGGAGTCATAGTCAATACAGAAAGAccgcagaagaagaagaaaaatggtaagGGTGCAGGTTTCTTAGAAGGGGGGCTCATCATTAGTACCAGCAGTAGcacagtttctctttctctcatgaaGTTttctgagagtgagagagagagagagcgctgctgctactgcagcagcaacagtgttgGTAGCCTGGCTAccattttaccccccccccccttcccagcaATGCCTGGACCTAGTGACATGCTATGACATGGTGGGGCTGGGTGAAATCACCACGACAAATATGAATGGAAAATATTTGAAGAAAATTCTGCCAAATGGCCTTCTTTTTCTTAGGgatagagggagagggagaaaaagaaaaaaggtgtctTCTTTGGCTCAGTTTTACTCCTGGCTGATTTTGgagcattgctgccagtcagagcagacagtgCTGGCCTACACAGATCAATAGTTCGGCTCCACATAAAACAGCTCCACGTGTTTATATGCAACGCTCTTCAGGTCTGGGAAACTTGCACCTGAGGTTGTGGGTTAGCTATCTTCCCGATGTGCTAGGTTTCTGTGTGCAGATGTGTACAAATGTATGATTCTCCAATTGCGGTCTGAAGAGCTACACCACAATATTTGTTTGTGCTCTTGGGGTGAACAGGTAAAAAATGGAGTGGTAAGGACTTAAAACAATGATGGTAAGACTGAGATAACCACCCCATGAACATGGGTTACAATGGCTAGAGAAGAGATACCTAAACTGTGTGCTGTGGCAAACCACTAATGTGCCACAATACAACAacacaatggctgtgttcagacaacatgacagtcAATGGTGGAGTAATAATCAATTGAACAGTAGTttatcaaccgtggtgtggattaggatcagcgttgagttgactattagtccatgctgaattgactcactcatctcctgctctctctcctccctcagtcctcccgctagtatcccatcagccattgctgctgaaaatatatcctgccagctggactagagtggcagccactgctttgaccactcttgctttgtgactctgtggctgatgaaataaccaacggtgccctccacacaactcgataaccaatggtggttcaaatagccaactctgcacagcgttggttatttgcattggttatttcagacaaataaccaactgttggttaaaaaactccctacacacaacatgataatccatggtggattaaataaccaactgttgactagttaaacccccccccccattggctattgtgttgtctgaacccagtcaataagTCAGGACTCTCGAGAACTCAAAGATGTGCATGGCTGAGTAACTGCTGTGGCCTTGCTTCCTCCCCATCACACTCCACTAgggggaagggctgcagctcagtgagtAGAAGACATGCTTTGCAGGCCATTGATTCAGTCCTTGGtatctccagctagggctgaAAAAGACTCCCGCCTGAAATTGTGGACAGCCACTGCCACTCAATGTAGAGGCAGctttctccaatgtggtgccccccagaagttttggacttcaactgccagcatcccccagccagcatggccaatggtcagggatgccgGGAGTTCCagctcaaaacatctagaggacaccaagttggggaaggctaatgtaGACTACACTAAGCTAGTTGGACCAGTGGTGTTACATAAAGACCCAATACAGAGATGAGCTACAACTGATATGAAAGGTTAGCTCAAGGGACCTGCGCCTGCTGTTTGCATGGAGAGAGAGGACTTGAATGGGACACGCACTGGAGGATTAGGTTGGGTTGCGTTGCGGGATAGTCTGGTTTAAAGCCCATGTCAGCTGTGAAGTCCACCAAGTAACCTTGGGCTGTTCTCCATCTCCAAGCCTAATGCATCTCATGAGACTGGAGATAGAGGAGGTAAAATTTCTgatgaaaaaacaaacaccactcCCAGGGAGCGCTTCAACCATTCTTGACAATGCTCAGAGAAAGAGGCTTGGAATACTTAATCCCCACCTGTGTAAGCACTGAAAGCCCCAAGAAAAGGGGTTAGATATCATCCCAAAATCCTATCTACTAAGAGGGCACTCATTCTCCCAAGGGAGGAGGACCATCCACGCATAAAAGGGAGGTACGTTGAACCAGTGACTGGACTCGGTAATGAGCGCCCAATACACAGATGTTGGATCCTGACAAGGCAGAAGCTCTGTGCGCGGGTGGTTCTCATGCCTGAGAATTGAGTGTGCAGCTTGTCCTGGATGGGGTCACCCTCCCCTGGAAAGAGCAGGTGTGCAGCTTGGGGGCATTCCTGGCGCCAGCTTTCTCACCAGAGGCCCAGCtgacctcagtggctcagagggCCTTTCTTCAGCTATGGCCAGCAGGGCAGCTACTACGGCTGGCTTGCCAGCTACCAGGGTTGGCCCAcctcactttgctgcctgaggcaaagggcaagatgatACTTCCTACCCAGTCCGCATACAGAAACTGACTGGACTTACTACTGATTTTTACTTCAACGCTAGCAGCTGGATAGCATTCTCCATCACACCCAGGGCAGCATaccacagctctgtcctccaagagaCAAGaacagtaagcaggctgcctccaCTGCCTGCCAGCAGAGGTAGTTGCTTCacgctgcctaatggtagggccagccctgcaagtTATGCTATTCCTGACTAGGGATCATCTGGCTACAGTAGTCCATGGtacatagggctgcccttgaagatgacccgGAACCTTCAACCAAAACAGAATGTACAGAATGGCTGCTCAAATATTAATAGGTGCAGCCATGTGGGATCATCCTGTCAGTGATTCTAAGAGAGCTGTaattccaggcccaatttaaggtgctggtgcCTTACCTTCACAGCCTCTCCATATACCAGTCTGTGCAAGTCTTAAGTTCTGCAGAGGAAGCTCTTCTCAAAGTACCATCTACTCATAATATGACAGCTAGGGAACCTTCTCAGTTGCAGCACCCTGTTTGTGGCACAGCCTCCCCATGGAGGTGCGACTGGTGCTGGACTTGCTATAAATCCAGCACCAGATCAAAACCTTTCCGACCAAGAATACTGCACGCTGCAACGTTTTgtttgcagatcccacttgtaaTGACATTATCATCATCGCTCTCCACGAGCAAACTGTGGATCAGTTTGTCTTCCCCCCTTTGAGTTCCCCTCCCCTAGCAGCCCCTGAAACACTTGCAAATAGCAACcttagggcagggcagggcagggcagggcagggcagagcgAGGCCGCACTGACCGGCCCCAAAGATAGCCTGCGACGTAGGTTCAGACCACGCCCAGGCCTTGGCAATTCAGCCTTCACGTCTCTGCCTGTGCGCAGCCCAAGGTCACGAGGGTGACGGGTGGAACAggcggggaggtgggtgagaCTCCGTTGCGGGAGGAGGAAGGGACAGGACAGCTAATCCCAGCTTTTGGGTCAGGCTCTTGATGCCAAAGCAGGGCCTGGGCATTTGGCAACAGGGCAAGATCTCGAGTGGGCCAGGAGGGAGTTATATAATCCCAAACGGCAAGCTGCCAATCAGCCCCCTTCCAGCAACTCCATTGGGGAGCCGGCGTGATCTGGCAGGCTCAGGGCCAGGGCTCCTATTTATAgtttgggggagggagtggggcgGGGCTGCATGATCACAGCGAAAAAGCATGTTGCCAATTGAGGACCACCCGCGGCATTACCCCTCAGCCATGAGGCTGAACACGGGAGTCGCCAGAGGTGGCTCTACCAGGGGGTGAGAGGGGTGTCGCAGAAGGGCATTTGGGGTGATGGGAAggggagcagaagaagagaagacAGGGCAGAGGAAGAAAGCCCCAGGAGAGTTCCCCTGGGCAAGCCTTGGTAAGCAAAGGTCACGGGAATTGTTGTTCCCCAATGGATCGGTTCCCATTTTAATAAACCAGTCATAAAACCGCTGCTGACACTGGGATTTCTTGGGTCAAGTATCTTGGGCTGAccggtgctgctgccgccgccgccgccgccaccatttCCCCAGAAGTGACATTCAAGCCAATGTTGATGTGGGGGAAAACTCTCTTGCGAATCTTCACTAATCCTACAAAGACCTCCAGCTTCCTTTGACATTCCTCAGGTCATTTTGCCTGAGGAGGAGCCAGCTGGGCTCATGCAAAGTaacagggggaaatgcatttcACACCCAGCGTTCAGATAGGCAAAGCTCCTCAGGGATCCTTGCAATTCCACTCTCTTTATATAGGCCCAATATAAAGTGGTAGACCAGTGTCTGAGGTGGTAGACTGACATCTGGCCTTTACCAGTTCCGACTGAATGCAAGAGTGTTCACAGTGCTTGCATTGCAGCCTTGGAGTGCTTCTCCAAGGGCCCCCAAATTCCCTGCACTTAGAAAAGTCGCATGTCAGGGGCATAGATTTTGCTTGCTTTTGGGGGGGCATATTTTGGTACGAAGGTGTGTTAATTGCCTCAGAGAGAACTATCCTCTGCCCCGACACACCACCTGTCATAATGATTGGCATTTTGTTCAATAATGAAGAGTTGTATATCAGTGTTATCGACCAACAGTGTGTGTCTGATGTGCACCCCCCATGCCAAGTTTGttagatctactttgttttttattagaatCCCAGGAgtcaccaaccagagccaggtgcaaaagatgtGTGCTTAGACTTAAAGAatagggtgcctctgagcatgttctgagcctaggaatttgtttccaGTCCAGGCACTGAACCGAACTCCAAGTCCTTTCACCCAAAGGCCCATTCCTGGTTATCCCAagcaagctttcttcatttcagcagtataatttgggTGGGAAAAGTCATTTTGGTGTTGCTTTTGTTAAAGTtgtgggagtcagaaacccttgctgatcttctGCAACTCACCTGGAGCTCTACCAGTAGTTCCCAGTCTACATTCTCCCTACTCCTTCTTCAACTTTATGGAAGTTTACCTCTGATAACTGGACAAGAGCCCACCCAAGCACACACTCCTATCAGCCTCCCCATGTTGAAAAGGGCTGCTTGTACTTCTGCATTTGGAAGGGAATAGAATGCTCTCTCTTTTATCTCTCTATAAATGGGATTCAGCTTTAAAAATAGGACTTGGCATGGGACCCCCAGCATGCCTGTTTCTAGACAGAGAaataaacagtgtgtgtgtgtttgggtggcagggcaagtggggaggggggttggggtgTGCGTGATGGTTTCCAATGGGTTGGACTATAAAAGGATAAAGCAAGCTGATTAATGCCCTCTCCCCACAACAGGCACAGCCCTGTAGGCGATCACACcctgatttatttacttttatttttagagAGCCCCTCCCCTCCATGAGGGACCAGTTCCTAACATAACAGCACAAACCCTCCAACGTGATCAAAGGTCAGAGCATCCAACGAGTGGAAAGTGTGGCGATAGCCGAGGCGACCCGAGGCTTGTGGACAAAGCGATTGTGCCAATTCTCAACTCACAGTCCTTCTCACCCTTGTCGGCCTGGTGCCTTTGAACCTATCAGTTGGCCATGGGGCAAGAGATGGCACTGAAAAGAGAGCACCAGTGTTTGGgggtgtttcccccctctttctactCCACCATGGGGCCAGCGAGCCAGAGGAAGACAGCGCTGACTTGAGCCAGGATGCGtccgagttctgactgaaacctgacaTGGGAGCCAAAAGCCTCCGCACGCTGGATCCCATGCATCCAACTACAGGCCCTGAACGTAGAGCCTCCCCACGCAGGATCGttaccaaaacaaagccacaggTCTTTGGATGCAGGTGCATGCTGGCGGTTTGGAAGGACAGGGGCAGTCAAGAGCTCTCCGAAAGCacttaatttaaaacattcaaagatacaagattaaaatgtaGACTTTAATCTTACTTACACTGTATTCCATAAACATCAAGAGCTCCTACTTATCAGGGACGTGCTCCAATTCCTGaccagcaggagggtgctgttgcactcttgtccCACTCGAAGCTGTTTGGCCCAGTGCTGGACtaggcaggcctttggtctgatcccgcacACCTCCCCTGATATCCTTATGCAAGACTATCCCTG includes the following:
- the TCAP gene encoding telethonin — protein: MHGKSVVLRSSGTLSAAELGCQVSEKDTTRKESFTAEWKDLSLTTRPEEGWSRFEADKRHRETYHQQQEARVIVQRSPWGILRLGLLGEPLASYHLPYQRPLPLPIFTPSRLSTKAEREFTPTPSESVESLPPAGVCPDKTPLAEITKELPPVIQPSCPDFKKAGLPRSLSRSMSQEAQRG